ACCTCCATCAGAAAAAATATTTACTATTTCATCTCCTTTAGCATCTAAGAAAACGCGAATCATATAATTACCAATAGTAATATTGTGTAGTTTGTCTAAATCTAAAACACTTTTTTCAATTGCTTCTTTAGCTGAATTTTTATTATCAGCAAAATTATCGAAACCGTTACGGTGATAATTGTAGTAAATACTTCGTAAGGCACTAAATTTAGAAGACAATAAATTATCTATTAAAGCAAAACGATTTTGTTTTCCTACTTGATTTTGCCAACCAGACTCTCCGTTAGATTGTGCTAACAACATAATGTTTTCCGCTTGCTTTAAATAAGTCTCTCCTCCTTTCAAAGCAAAGGTATCTGCATCAACTCCTAAGATTGTATACACATAAAAAGCAATTGTAGAAATTAAATTAGATTCGTAAATAGTTGGATTGTAAATTAACGGATCGAACTCATTATAACGAAAGTTAAAATTTGTATCATTAATATTTAAAACAGGTGTAGCGTAAGTTGAGTTATATACAGGTCGTGTTGACTGCACTTGTATAGTTCCCGAAAAATTACTTCCGTTTTGTTCGTTTATAATAATATTGAATGCGCAGTTAATTCGTTCTTGTTGCTTAAAATTTCTATTCGTCCATTGTTTATCATTAATAAACTCTGTTAATGCTTTTTGTAACGTTTGATAAACTTGCTTGTTACTACTCTGTACTTTATCTGAATTGATAATTACAGTAGCATTCAACTCTTGTGAATAAGAAGAAAAAGCAACTGAAAGAAGAAAAACTATAAAGAAAAACTTACGCATTTAATTTTTGTATTATTTCGTTAACGATATCTTTTGATACTGCTTTTTTCGACTTTAAATCAAATGATTTTTCATTAAAGTCAGCATCAATAATTGTAATTTTATTGGTGTCGGTTGCAAAACCAGCACCTTTATCACGTAACGAATTTAATACAATAAAATCTAAATTTTTGCGTGTAAGCTTACTTTTTGCGTTTTGTACCTCATCGTTCGTTTCTAATGCAAAACCAACTAACAACTGTTTTTTCTTAATTTCTCCTAGAGATTTTAAGATATCTTTAGTAGGTTCTAACTCAATACTTAACGCTGCTTCTTTCTTTTTTATTTTTTGAGTAGCTACATTTTTTGGTCGATAGTCTGAAACTGCTGCCGATAACACAGCTATATCAACCTCATCAAAATACTTATGGCACGCTTCATACATATCTTGTGCTGACTTCACATCTATTCTATGAATAAATGAATGGTTTACTTGTTGATGAGAAGGTCCTGCTACTAAAAACACTTCTGCTCCTAAATTTGCCGCTGTTTTTGCAATTTCAAATCCCATTTTACCAGAGGAATGGTTTCCAATAAAACGTACAGGATCTATCACTTCGTAGGTTGGACCTGCAGTAATTAGCATCTTTTTCCCACGAAGTGGCAATTTAGATACAATATCTTTCTCTATAAAGTCAACAATATCTTCTGGTTCAGCCATACGACCTTCTCCAACCAATCCACTTGCTAATTCACCTGAAGTAGCAGGAATTAAGATATTCCCAAAACTTTGTAAACTTTCTAAACTAGTTTTTGTTGATGGATGTTGGTACATATCTAAATCCATTGCAGGTGCAAAATACACTAGACATTTTGCTGATAAATAGGTTGCCAATAATAAATTATCGCAAGTACCATTTGTCATTTTAGACAAGGTATTTGCTGTAGCTGGGGCAATTAACATTAAATCTGCCCACAAACCTAAATCTACATGATTATTCCACAGTTCATTTTCATCTTCTTTATCATAAAAAGTAGAATGAACTGGATTTTTTGATAAGGTGGAAAGTGTAAGAGGTGTTATAAAATCTTTAGACGCAGGAGTCATAATTACTTTGACTTCTGCGCCTGATTTTATAAATAAGCGAACTAAGCTCGCTGTTTTGTATGCCGCTATACCGGCGGTAACACCAAGTAAAACTTTTTTACCGCTTAGTACAGACATATTATTTTGTCTCTGGAGTTCTATAATATACCTTGTCGTTTAACCACTCTTCTACTGCAATAGCATGTGGTTTAGGTAAACGCTCATAAAATTTAGAAACTTCGATTTGCTCTTTGTTTTCAAAAACTTCTTCTAAACTGTCGTTGTAAGTAGCAAACTCATCTAACTTATCAACTAATTCCTTTTTTAAATCAGAATTAATTTGTGTAGCTCTCTTTGCTATGATAGAAATAGCTTCATAAATATTATGTGTTGGAGCCTCGATAGCTTCTTTGTTATAAGTTACGGTACTTAACGGCGCTTTCGTTTCTTTATAATCCATTTTTTAACTTTTAGCTAATTGTTCTTGTTCTTTGTTTAATGTTGCTAACATTTCGTTTGATTCTTCCATGAATTTTGATTCAGGAAAGTTTCTTTTTAACTTATCGTACGCTTTAACTGCTTCTTTAATTCTTTCTGCTTTTCTACGTTGCGTACTTTTCATTGCAAAATCATGAGCTGCTTTTAAACGGTAGTACAAAGCTTCTTCTTTATACTTCGTTCCTAAATAATCTTCTAATAAATTATCAAAAGCAACGATTGCTGCTTTGTAATTTCTAGAATCATAGTCTGCAGTTCTATAATATGTTTTTGCTATCTCAAAAGATTTCTTTTCTAGTTTTGCTCTTAACTCAGCATGATACTTGTTAGCTTCTTCTATCTTATCTGAATCTGGATAATTATCTATAAACTTCTGAAAAGCCTCTAAGGCTTTGTTTGTATCTGTTGGATCTAAACTAAAGCTTGGTGCTGCTTTGTAATAACTTAAAGCTGATAAAAAAGCGGCCTCTTCTCTCTTTGAACTTTTTGGATAATTCCCTGTAAATCTATTAAAGTAATATCCTGCTAACCCATAATTTTTCTCATTAAAGTTAGATTGAGAAACCATAAATTGAATACGCTCCATTTGAGGTTTACCTCTGTATGAAGGTGTTATTTTTTCGAACAAACGTAAAGCTTTACCGTACTTTTGAGCTTCGTACATTTTTACAGCCATTTTGTATTGTTCTTCTACAGTTCCTTTATTCAATACTTTTTGATACTCTCCACATGAAGAAAGTACTAAAAGCATTACAGCAATATACGCTAGATTTTTCATTTTTTGCATCTGGCAAAATTAGTGATTAATTATGGATTATTAAAACGATTTTTTATCTCATAAATGAGATTTACAAGAAACTACAAAATCTGTTATAATTTTTCCAAAGAACTCCTAAATGTTTGTTAATCTTATTCCTGTGCTCCTGATGCAGATTGAGCTACTATTTGCTTTACATCATTATCAAATAAATACAATCCTCCTTTATCGTCTCCAATTAAGTTGATTTTATCCAAAATGTTGCGTGCCAATGCTTCTTCTTCTATTTGCTCAGATACATACCACTGTATAAAGTTATGTGTTGCATAGTCTTTTTCTTGTAGCGTGATATGTACTAAATCGTTTATCGATTTAGATACCATTACCTCATGATCAAACAATGTTTGGAACATATCTTTAAAAGACCCAAATTTTGCTGGAGGCTCTTTTAAGTCAGAAACACGAGCATGTCCGCCACGTTCGTTTACAAACTTTATTAATTTTAGCATATGCATACGCTCTTCATCTGAATGTGCATACATAAATTGTGATACACCTTCAAAACCTTGAACTTCTGCCCAACATGCCATAGCTAAATATATTTGAGAAGACTCTGCTTCCACTCTTATTTGATCATTTAATGCTTGTTCTATTACTTTTGATAACATATTTTCTACTTTAAAAATTACTCTTTATACAAAGATGCTAAAAAAATGCTTAGATAAAAAGCAAATACCATACTCTACAATTATAAAAAGTATGCTGTTTTTTTAAAATATGTCTGTTATTATACCTTTTGTATTGGCTTAAAAATAAAAAGTAATTTAATCTTTTAAACAAACGTTAAATTTTATTAAAAAAAGAAAAACTTTCATTTTGTTTCCATACATTTATTGCAATAAAATTGCATTCTTGAAGAATAAATAATCAAAAATTATTTTCTGGAAACAAATTTTAATAAAAGAATAACCTAGCAAAACTTATTTATTTCATGATAAATGGGTTTTGAAAATTATAGGCATAAACTTTGGGTGCCTTAAAATGACCAAAGTATATCTAATTATAAAAACTTTAATATGAAAAATTTAAAAAGTTTAGGGAAAATTTTAAACAGTAATGAGCAAAAAGCCGTGTATGGTGGTTTAGATAACCTCAAAAAAGCTTGTGACGAATCTGTATGTTGTTATGAAAGAATGGTTCATAACGGTTGGGGTTGGGTTATGGAAGTAGTTTGTGAAGACAACCCAAACTAATCCTATTCTATATTTTACAGTTTCAAACGCCCCTTTTTAGGGGCTTTTTAATTAGTAATTAAAAAAATAAAAACTTATTTATTTAATAATTTATAGTTTTTAAAAACAATGGAAATAATATTCTAACTAAAAAAAGACCATAGTACATGATAAAACTATGGTCTCTTTAACTCCTTTTTTATATATAACTCTTTTATAAATTATCTATAAAATCTGATATTTTTGTTTGTAATTCTTCTGAAGCTGTTACTAATGGTAAACGTACTTCATCTAAACAAATTCCTAATTTTTGCAATACTGCTTTAATTCCTGCTGGATTGTTTTCTTCAAAAATTAGGCTTACTATATCCATTAATTTATAGTGAAGTTCATAAGCTTCTTTTGCTTTTCCTTCTAATCCTAATTGAATCATTTTTGAAAACTCTTTTGGTAATGCTTGCCCTATTACAGAAATAACTCCTGCTCCACCTGCTAAAGTTACTCCAACAGCCAAATCATCATCACCAGAAATTACTAAAAAGTCTTCAGGCTTATCTTTTAACAACTCATAGTATTGTTGTTGATTGTTTCCCGCTTCTTTTACTGCAACTATATTTTCAAAATCTTTTGCCAATCGTAACGTTGTTGCTGGCTCCATGTTTTTTGCTGTTCTACCAGGAACATTATACATAATAATTGGTTTAGGACTCGCTAGAGAAATTGCTTTATAGTGCTGATAGAATCCTTCTTGCGTTGGTTTGCTATAGTATGGAGCTACTGATAAAACTCCATCTATTTCCGATAGGTCTAAAGATTGTAGTTCTTCAACAACAGTTTGTGTGTTGTTTCCTCCAACTCCTAAAACTAAAGGTAAACGTCCTTTATTTTCTTCAGCAATTACTTTTATTATTTCTAATTTTTCTTCTTTAGTAATTGTTGCACTTTCTCCAGTAGTTCCATTTATTACTAAATAGTTTGTACCGTTTTCAATATTGTAATTTACTAACTTTTTAAGTGCTTCAAAGTCTACACTTAAATCTTCATTGAAAGGAGTTACTAAAGCTACTCCAGTTCCTACAAACTTTTGCATTATATTTTATTTAAAATCGTTAGGTATTTTTTTAATTCTTGGTTTAAAACAGCTTCGTTAAAACTAGCATCAGATACTACTATATCGTACAATCTATCGTCAATTTCTGCAAAACCTGCTTTAAAATCTGCTTGTGACAACAAAGTTACCATATTCGTTAATAAGTTTGACGTTTTTGTATAGTTTATAAGTAGGTCGTATTTGTTTTTAACGAAATCTTTTAAATTGTCGGATTTTAAACTCGCTTTAAAACCAAAATCTTTTTCGGTAAAAAACTCTGGAGAGGGTTCCTCCTTTTTTGAGTACTCTTTACAAACTAGTACTCTTATGTCTGTTTTTTGAAAAGGAAAAATGTTTGTTAAGTTGGCTATTACTACATTTACTAAAGCTTCATTATCTAGCAATATTGCTACACTTTTAACTTTGGTTTCTTTATGAGGGATATTCTCTTTTTTTACAACTAGTTTGTCGTATACTTTCTGAATAGATTTCTTCTTTAGGGTACTTATCATCTGTAAAAATTACGAGTAGCTAATTTATATTATTTCTCATCAATTTCTAATAATAAAAATTGATTTAATTGCCTTCCATACAGCTGAAAATTATCATCAGCAGCCAAGATTAACGATTTATTTCCGTTTTGTAATATTGGACCAAAAGTAATCGCCTCAATATTATCTATTATCCCATCGGTTAATTGATTTTTAACAGTACTAAAATCAAATAACAGCTCTTTCTTTAATGGTGTATATTTTTCGTTTTTTAAAGATTGATTTTCTAATGTATTTGTTGAAGTTTTATCTATAGTTGCTTTAAAAATTCTAACTACATTTCCATGGCTACCATAACCACTTTGATATGCTCTTTCAATTATAAAAAACTGATTCTTTCGGTATTCTAAAATAGCCGTAGTTCCATTTAGATTTATTTTTCCTTTAGCTGGTTTATCAATTTTTTCTAATTGATACGCGAATTGTTTGGTCGCTTTTTTTGATTCGTTATCAAAATAGGTAATTCTGATAGGAGATTGTGTTTCGTGAAATGTAGGCTCTTCTCCATCTGCTTCTAAAGGAGCTTCCATTGCTACCCAAAAACCTTTTCCGTCAAAACTTTTTGAAGAACTTTCAAAAACACCGTTATGCTTTGGCTTCGCTTTGGATGTTGCTTTGAAATAATTAGGTATTTCTACTCCTTTTTTAAAGTTTCCTTTTGTGTCTATTTCAAATATACTTGGGTCTTTTTTATATTGAATAGACCCTTCACTTACTAAATTTATGGTTCCCTTATCTACAAAAATAGACTCTAAATCTAATACGTGGTTTTTAGTAAACTGACTTATAGTATCAACTATAATAACATCTTCAAAATTTACCGATTGTATCGAATCATTTTTAACAGTAATATCTCCTACTAAAATTCTTGGATTTGTAGCATCATCTACTACCATATAGTAGTTGTTATTGTAATAATCAATTCCAGAAATTCCACCGATAACAGTGTTATTAACAATTAAAGAATCTTTTACCAAATACTCATCTAAAAACTTAAGTGTTGTTTTTTGTTGTTTACAGGCTAATAAACCAAAAACTGATAGGGCTAGTACTATTTTTTTCATACTTACAAAAGTATTGTTTTTAGTTTATGTAAGCATTAAAAATTGTAACGTCTAATCAAGTAGATTTAATTAATCATGAAAAAATATATTCTTTTATTTTTAAAGTTGATAGCTGCCTTTATAATGCTTCAAACACTATTTTTTAAATTTACTGGAGCTCAAGAAAGTATTGATTTGTTTACTAAAATAGCTGGAGATAATGAGACTTATATGCGAATAGGTACAGGTGTTTTTGAATTAATTGCTTCCGTACTTTTGTTTATCCCTAAAAAAACTTGGCTAGGTGCCTTGTTAACTATTGGTTTAATGGGTGGAGCAATTATGAGCCACTTAACTATTTTAGGTATTGAACATGATGGCGATGGTGGCACTCTGTTTATCAGCGCTATCGTAACTTTTATCTCTGGAGTTATTCTATTAATTTTTAATAGAAATAATATACCTTTTGTTA
The nucleotide sequence above comes from Tenacibaculum singaporense. Encoded proteins:
- a CDS encoding DUF6913 domain-containing protein, coding for MISTLKKKSIQKVYDKLVVKKENIPHKETKVKSVAILLDNEALVNVVIANLTNIFPFQKTDIRVLVCKEYSKKEEPSPEFFTEKDFGFKASLKSDNLKDFVKNKYDLLINYTKTSNLLTNMVTLLSQADFKAGFAEIDDRLYDIVVSDASFNEAVLNQELKKYLTILNKI
- a CDS encoding DoxX family membrane protein is translated as MKKYILLFLKLIAAFIMLQTLFFKFTGAQESIDLFTKIAGDNETYMRIGTGVFELIASVLLFIPKKTWLGALLTIGLMGGAIMSHLTILGIEHDGDGGTLFISAIVTFISGVILLIFNRNNIPFVRSKH
- a CDS encoding outer membrane protein assembly factor BamD; its protein translation is MKNLAYIAVMLLVLSSCGEYQKVLNKGTVEEQYKMAVKMYEAQKYGKALRLFEKITPSYRGKPQMERIQFMVSQSNFNEKNYGLAGYYFNRFTGNYPKSSKREEAAFLSALSYYKAAPSFSLDPTDTNKALEAFQKFIDNYPDSDKIEEANKYHAELRAKLEKKSFEIAKTYYRTADYDSRNYKAAIVAFDNLLEDYLGTKYKEEALYYRLKAAHDFAMKSTQRRKAERIKEAVKAYDKLKRNFPESKFMEESNEMLATLNKEQEQLAKS
- a CDS encoding ferritin; amino-acid sequence: MLSKVIEQALNDQIRVEAESSQIYLAMACWAEVQGFEGVSQFMYAHSDEERMHMLKLIKFVNERGGHARVSDLKEPPAKFGSFKDMFQTLFDHEVMVSKSINDLVHITLQEKDYATHNFIQWYVSEQIEEEALARNILDKINLIGDDKGGLYLFDNDVKQIVAQSASGAQE
- a CDS encoding esterase-like activity of phytase family protein, with product MKKIVLALSVFGLLACKQQKTTLKFLDEYLVKDSLIVNNTVIGGISGIDYYNNNYYMVVDDATNPRILVGDITVKNDSIQSVNFEDVIIVDTISQFTKNHVLDLESIFVDKGTINLVSEGSIQYKKDPSIFEIDTKGNFKKGVEIPNYFKATSKAKPKHNGVFESSSKSFDGKGFWVAMEAPLEADGEEPTFHETQSPIRITYFDNESKKATKQFAYQLEKIDKPAKGKINLNGTTAILEYRKNQFFIIERAYQSGYGSHGNVVRIFKATIDKTSTNTLENQSLKNEKYTPLKKELLFDFSTVKNQLTDGIIDNIEAITFGPILQNGNKSLILAADDNFQLYGRQLNQFLLLEIDEK
- the dapA gene encoding 4-hydroxy-tetrahydrodipicolinate synthase, translating into MQKFVGTGVALVTPFNEDLSVDFEALKKLVNYNIENGTNYLVINGTTGESATITKEEKLEIIKVIAEENKGRLPLVLGVGGNNTQTVVEELQSLDLSEIDGVLSVAPYYSKPTQEGFYQHYKAISLASPKPIIMYNVPGRTAKNMEPATTLRLAKDFENIVAVKEAGNNQQQYYELLKDKPEDFLVISGDDDLAVGVTLAGGAGVISVIGQALPKEFSKMIQLGLEGKAKEAYELHYKLMDIVSLIFEENNPAGIKAVLQKLGICLDEVRLPLVTASEELQTKISDFIDNL
- a CDS encoding DNA-directed RNA polymerase subunit omega codes for the protein MDYKETKAPLSTVTYNKEAIEAPTHNIYEAISIIAKRATQINSDLKKELVDKLDEFATYNDSLEEVFENKEQIEVSKFYERLPKPHAIAVEEWLNDKVYYRTPETK
- the porD gene encoding type IX secretion system protein PorD, with product MRKFFFIVFLLSVAFSSYSQELNATVIINSDKVQSSNKQVYQTLQKALTEFINDKQWTNRNFKQQERINCAFNIIINEQNGSNFSGTIQVQSTRPVYNSTYATPVLNINDTNFNFRYNEFDPLIYNPTIYESNLISTIAFYVYTILGVDADTFALKGGETYLKQAENIMLLAQSNGESGWQNQVGKQNRFALIDNLLSSKFSALRSIYYNYHRNGFDNFADNKNSAKEAIEKSVLDLDKLHNITIGNYMIRVFLDAKGDEIVNIFSDGGASRNQSQMITVLNKIAPTYKDKWKNLQ
- the coaBC gene encoding bifunctional phosphopantothenoylcysteine decarboxylase/phosphopantothenate--cysteine ligase CoaBC — encoded protein: MSVLSGKKVLLGVTAGIAAYKTASLVRLFIKSGAEVKVIMTPASKDFITPLTLSTLSKNPVHSTFYDKEDENELWNNHVDLGLWADLMLIAPATANTLSKMTNGTCDNLLLATYLSAKCLVYFAPAMDLDMYQHPSTKTSLESLQSFGNILIPATSGELASGLVGEGRMAEPEDIVDFIEKDIVSKLPLRGKKMLITAGPTYEVIDPVRFIGNHSSGKMGFEIAKTAANLGAEVFLVAGPSHQQVNHSFIHRIDVKSAQDMYEACHKYFDEVDIAVLSAAVSDYRPKNVATQKIKKKEAALSIELEPTKDILKSLGEIKKKQLLVGFALETNDEVQNAKSKLTRKNLDFIVLNSLRDKGAGFATDTNKITIIDADFNEKSFDLKSKKAVSKDIVNEIIQKLNA